DNA from Rosa rugosa chromosome 6, drRosRugo1.1, whole genome shotgun sequence:
GCCCATTTTCGGTttggttagagagagagagagggagagaggtcagtgaagtgagagagagagagagagagtgtgtgtgtgtgttctccGGTCTCTCCCGCTCTTTTTTTCGAGTGAATTAACGGGATAGTTTTGAACCCTAAAGTTTTCTCCGTTTAGCGGCGGGAGTATTCCAGCTAGGATCGATTAACTTTACTCTTATTAATTAACCGTTTGGTTAAGGATAATGCTAATCGAAAAATTAcatctgaaatttttttttcacctgaattttttttttcacagctTAATATAAGCTATGATATGTAGTGGTACAATTAAATTTGAAGACTTCAATATAATTTGGTCTTCATTCGTTACTTGTTAGAGGCTCAATATAACCCTCATTACTAAAGATGGTGTTTGTGGCTATAAATCAACTTAATACAACTtaaatttgtattttttttttaataagaactTAAATTTGTGTTGAATTTGACTTGTCTCGAGTCGTTTTATGTCTAGTAAAGTACCAAACCGTTAAACACATTACAGTAGTATTGGTagctaaaatttatatttataaCTCAATATAGCTCTCATTACTAAAGATAATTTTTGTAGACTAGACATATTTCATTCATTACTAAAGATGATTTTTGTAGACTAAACATATTTCAATTCAATACAACttgaatttatattaatttCGACTTAACGTGTTACATATCTAGGAAGATATCAAACTGTTAAATATACAACATAAAAATTGGTGTTAATATGTTGGTGCGCGCCATTTTTTCGAATTTTTCATGAAGCACGAAGCTCTCTGAGCATTGCCTTCAGCCCTTCAATGAATGAGTCTAACCAAGAGATCATCAACCAATAAAGGAAAAGGACCTAAAAGCAAGTGTCGACCTCAAGGCCGGCATTTCGTTATGTTTGATATGAGCGTGCAAATTTGAAAACTTACTTTGCTCTGATCTTGAACGTTCATGCCAAAATCGCCTCTCTAGCTTTTCTAACTTGGGTATTGTTGAGACAAAGATTTAAGTGATCTTGGTCATCGGCAAACACGTACGCCTAGTTGTTACTACGTAAGATTCAAGTGATCGGCTACTGGTCATGGCCCGGGCGCGCGGCACGTACGCATACGTGTGGAGATCGAGCATGGAAAGACTGGAAAATGGAAATGATTACATTGCCAAGGTTTAAAATCTATATATACTCCCATATATATCAACTGATCTTATGTTGATCGAATAAGGTCATATTTTACTTGTCCTTATCTTCGAATCTCTCAACTTATATATAAGCTGATTAAAGGTTTATTTATTTTACGTACGTCGCTCAAGAAACTAAGTACCGTGCAATGACAGGATTCACAGCAATAGCTATCACAGGACCAGTTTATACATTCCATTATTCCAACTTCCCAAAACCCTAGAGTACTATCCGATACTGATTAAATACATGCACAACTTACTATATGCATAAGCTgcattaaaagtttaaaacccTCCTAGTCCTTGCTTGGTCTTGTACTTGGACTCGTCAATCGGAATACCCTCGATCCCGAGCGGCGCGTTCTCCGCCGGACTCGTCCCCAGTGCTCAGCCCTCCCTTGCGGCCCATTTCCTGGTACCCTTCCTGCCCTATCTGCTCCTTCCTCGTCTGCCCTCCTTTGCTCCTCCCTTAAACCATTCCAAAAACACGTAATTAATCAGCACAAACAAGGCAGAAATGTCATTCAACAAAAGCTAGTTGAACTAACCAAGTACCTTCAGCAAGGTGTTCCTGAGCTTCAAGGCTTTTGCCGCCAGTCCCGCCGGGGATCACAGTCTCTCCTCGCCTGGCCCTCTCGTCCAGCTCAGACCTTTCCTGCTGCGAAGTCATGCTTCTGATTCCTGGATTCACCTCGCGAAATGCAATGTCGTATGCTCGAAAACCTAATCTGTAATAACGTCGATGACCTCATGTGCTTTAGCTGCACAATTACGAGGCGGAGAGAATTATATAGGGCATGAAGATAAAGGAACAGAGCAAGCGGTGGAGTGACACGTGAGAGTGACGAGGCAAGCAATGGAAAGGCTCCTCATGACACGTAGATCCAAGGGCCCACAGAGTGTGACACGATTGTGCTGCTTGTTTGACAGCGATTTGAAACATACttttttgagggaaatggaATCAGGTTCCAATATATTACGACGTCACAGCATCAAGCTAGAGGGTTTTAAGAAACCACTCATAGTACAAGTACAAGCACAATACAAACTGCGCAAAGCAGCCATAACAAACTGCCAAAAGCAGCCAGATTATTACTAGCcaacaaaataaaaacttaaaggaactgcagaaaagaaaagcaaatgaAAAACTTCCCTAACCCTACCCTATCTGAAGATGGAACCACTGTCCTGagcatcttgacgcctaagacccaaatggtgtacgtcgcaacacAACAACACAAAGCACGGTAACATCCAGAAGACAGAAATAAGGCTAGAAAAAAATGACTACTTCCACAAAAGCCCAATCCAACCCAACTAAGTGAGAAGGAAGAGGAGAACTGGGCCAAGGCCCAGATCACCAGACTGCAACCACAACCCAGTAAGGTAGAGGCCCAAGCCCACTACCAAATCCAACTTCCTCACACTAGCCGGACCAGACCAACCTTCACTGAAGGCAGCCCCGCCCTTCACCATTCTGGCGGCCTCCATCTCTCCTCCACCATCGTTGGGTCGCCTAGAGACCGGGCCGAAAGCCTATTTCAAAAAACGATCAACGGAGCCTGGTACCCGACTGAACTGCACGAACTCGCGTCACCCCAGCGACCAGAGCCTTAACAGACTGAACCACCGAACCCTACACCGGAGCACCACCACGATCGACTGCTCAGATCCCGATCTGCACCAACCGAGAGAGCCCCAATTGGAACAAACTCGGAACAAACCCCCTGCTGCCGGACCAAAGCTTGGAACGAGCCCAGACCGCACGATCCAGACCAAAATCCGCACCGTCGTCGCACACCACCCGAGAGAGCGCCGCAGCCTTGCCTGGTCGGGGGAGCGAAACTTCACCGCCGCCAGCAacacgaaaccctaggtttcgtaAACCGAGGTCGCTCCAGATTTGAAACATACTTGAGGTGACGACACGTCGATATATTTGATGAACTTTTCCTATTGTTCTCGAGAGACTTGATGGATCTTGAAGTCTAACTAGAAAGTAAATTAAGACTGTTTAGTTTGAGCAGTGGCCTATTCTATGGATCAACACTACTTTGTTGTCAAACGTCGACAATTTGAGCGTTGATTTACTAGGTTTCCTATATATTACTATATCAACTTTTATATATTGTTCAGCGAGAATATTACAATAGTCACTGAATTATGACgtgttcgacactttggtcactcaacttttgaaTGTATCACTTTGATTACTCAACTTAAACATCgtctatcactttagtcattaCCGTTAAATTTACTATTTTAAGCCGTAATTTGAGGGTAATTGTGTCTAATCACTACTTTTTATaagagaaaatagaaaaattctaaaatatctattgttttctttattcaaaaaattataattgagggcaggcttttttttttttttttttgaaaagaagatAAACTTAGTCAACAACATTTTCAATTAGATTTTTGTTCATGCTAGTCATTCATTCAAACAGATGGAGGATATATAACGGGAACCAACATTCCTGAGCAATATAGTTTCCTCGTCATCTCAATTCACGAATACTTCAGATCCTGAGCTATTCCGGATTCAAGGATCTCTGCTTCATCCCTTCGAATTATGGCTTGGGGCTGGAGAATGGTGTCTACACTCTACACAGTCAAA
Protein-coding regions in this window:
- the LOC133714861 gene encoding em protein H5 produces the protein MTSQQERSELDERARRGETVIPGGTGGKSLEAQEHLAEGRSKGGQTRKEQIGQEGYQEMGRKGGLSTGDESGGERAARDRGYSD